The genomic region TCCGCGCGCGCGGTCGCGATCTCGGTCTCGGACTGGCGGACGGCGAGCTCGGTCCCGAGCCCGGCCGCGAGGCGCCGGCGGGCCACCTCGCGCGTGCGCTGGTGGTCCGCGAGCACCGCCCGGGCCGAGTCCTGCAGCTCCAGCTGGAGCGCCAGGTCGGCGTAGGCGCGCACCACGGCGCCCACCAGGGCGAGCCGGGCGGCCCTGGCCTCGTAGGCGGCGGCCTGCACGCCGTCGAGGGCTCCCGCGAGCTCGTTGCGGTGGCGGCCCCAGAGATCGAGCTCGTAGGAGAGGCCGGCGCCGAGCGAGTCGTTCCACTGCCAGGAGCCGCCCACCGGCGGGGGCCGCCCGGCGGCTGCGGAGAAGCGGGTCCGGGTGGCGGCGCCGGAGAGCTGCGCCGAGGGCAGGCCGCCGGCGCGAGCCGCGCCCGCGAGCGCCTCGGCCTGCCGGATGCGGGCCTCCGCCACCGCGAGCCGCGGGCTCCGGGCGATGGCCCGGGCGACGAGGGCGTCGAGCTGGGGGTCGCCGAAGCCCTTCCACCAGTCCGAGTCGGGCCAGCGGCCGGAGAGCTCGGCGTCGGCGATCTCGCGGCCGGGGGAGAGCGACGCGGGATCGGTGACGGGCGTCGAGGGCCGGACGGCCCCCGGGGCGGCGCAGCCCCAGCCGGCCCCGAGGGCGACGGCGAGGGCGGCGGCCCGGAAAAAGATGAAAAAGCGATAATCCAAAGTTGGAGTTCTCCGGCGACGCGAAGATAGTCCGCAGGGCCGGGAAGTTCAAGGGTGGGGTCGGCCGCGCTCAGCTGCGGGTGACCTTGCGGACGCCCCGGAGCTCGAGCAGCGCCGCCGCGCGGTCGCGCAGGTCGCCCTGGAGCACGAGCGCGCTCCCCTCCACGGCGCCGCCGCAGCCGAGCGAGCGCTTCAGCTCCGTGAGCCACCGCTCGAGCTCGGCGGCGGGGAGCTCCAGCTTCTCGACCACGGTGACCTCCTTGCCGCCGCGCCCCTTGCGCTCGAGCCGGACGACGGCGCGGGCCGGGGCCGGCCTCGCCGCGGGCGCGGGGGCCGGCGCCGCGGGCTCCGGCGGGGCTTCGGGGAGCGGACCGAGCTTGTCGCGCAGCGAGGCGAACGGGTTGTGGAACGGCGGCGGGGGGGCGTCGGGCTTGTCGCGCTTGGCCATCAGCGGCTCCGGGGCGGGGCGGGCTTGGGGGCGCGGCGCCGCGGCCGCTTCGCCGCGCGCCTCGGTCGTCGGGGAGGCGTGGTCCGGGAGCGACCGGCGGCGCCCGGCACCGGCCGCTCCGCGAGCCGCGCCGCCGCCTCGGCCCAGAGGCCGGTGAGGCGCGCCTCGAGCGCGAGCCCCTCGGCCCGGTCGGGCCCGTCGGCGACGAGCCGCTCGGAGAGCTCGCGCGCCGCCTCGCAGAGCGCGAGGTCGTCGCAGAGGCGGGCGGCCTCGCCGTCGTCGAGGCCGGAGGCGGCGAGGAAGGCGGCGCGGTCGCGGGGGCGGACGCCGACGGCGTCGAGCCAGGCGCGCTCGGCGCGGGCGCGCGCCTCCGGCGTGGCCCGCAGCCCCGCGGCGCGCGCCAGCGCCGCGAGCAGGGCGCGCTCGACCCCGCGCGCCGCGAGCGCCGCGGCGTCGGGGTGCGCCTCGAGCGCCGCCAGCACCGCGCCCGAGGAGAGGGGCGCCTCGCCGCCCCAGGGCAGGGTGGCGCCCTCGCGGAGCCGCCGGCGGCGCACCAGCGAGGAGACGGGGCGCGGCGCGCGCGCCAGCGCCGGCCCGGGCTCTTGCGAGGAACCGCGGCCGGTGCTCGGCGCCGGGCCCACCTCTCGGGCCCCGCGGCCACCCCGGGCGCTCCCTCTCCCGCGCAGCGGGGGAGGGCCGGGGAGGGGGCGCTGCTCGCGCAGGTACGCCGCCGCGGCGAGGATCGTCTCCCGCGCGTCCCGCGCCTTGAGGTCCTCGATCCCGTTCGCCGCCCAAGCGTCCCACCGGCGGGCCGCGGCGGGCCGCCACCTCGGCCGGGCCCGCGAGAGCACCGCCCCCCAGGTGCGCTCCTGGTAGAAGATCGCGGTCGCCTCCTCCACGAGGAGCGCCGCCTCCCGGCGCGAGAGCACGCCCGCCGCCCGCGCCAGCCCGGCCGCGTGGCGGACGTTCACGAGCGGCAGCGAGAAGGCGCGGAAGCCGTGCTCCGGCCCGGCGTGGATGAGGGCCACCTCCGCGTCGTCCCGCACGACGCCGTCGCGGTACCAGCCGAACACCGTCCCGACGCCGACCATCCCCTCGCGAGAGAGCTCCGCCGCGCGGAGCGCCCCCATGCTCGCCCCGCCGAACACCGCCACCCCGGCGTCGAGCGCGGCCAGTACCTCGTGGTGCCAGACCGAGGGCACGCTCTCGAAGACGCCGTCCACGAGCGCCACCGCCCGCGGGCGGAGGGCGAGCGCGCGCCAGAGGTCGCCCTGGCGCGCCGGCGGCAGCACGCGGCAGGGGGCGAGCCGCCGCGCCTCGGCGGCCGGGAGGGAGGGCCCCAGGAACACGACCAGATCGTTCACAGCAGCTCCGAGAGCAGGAGGCCCGGCGCGAGCACCTTCACGACGTGGATCCCGAGCGCGGGGGGCGCGAGCTCCACCGCGGCCGGCGGGCGCCCCGCGGCGGCGAGCAGCGCGGTGACCCGGCGCACCCCGTCGCCCGCCCCGGCGGCGCGGAGCTCGGGCAGGTCCCGCGCGCTCGCCTCGCCGGGGCCGCGGCAGGCCCGCGCCACCGCCCGGGCGTCGTCGTCGCCCCGGTGCGACACGTCCTCGCGGGCGCCGTGGATGTCGGTCAGGCGCGACTGCGCGGCCTCGAGCAGCGCCGCGAGGAGCGCGCCGTCGCGGTCGAGGGCGCAGCCGTAGCCGGCGGTGAGCGCCACCGGCCCGGCCTCGCGGTCGAGGAGCAGCGCGCCGGCGACCGGGAGCGCGAGGTCGGCCGCGAGGGCGAAGAGGTGCACCGAGAACCCGCGCGCCTCGAGCTGGGCGGCGCGCCGCGCGGTCCGCGGGGCGGCGCCCGCGAGCGTGCGCGGGTCGATGCGGCGGGCCGAGAGCGCGCGCGGCGTGAACCCCTCGGGCAGCGCCCGCGCCAGCTGGTCCCGCTCCACCGCCTCGCAGAGCGCGTGCAGCAGGGCGGCGTCGCGCGAGGGGTGGGCCCCCATCCCGTTCGAGGTCCAGCGCGCGGTGGCGGGACCGAGGCCGGGCGCGCCGGGCGGCGGGCAGTGGACCGCGCTCGCCGGGACGAGCACCTCCGCCGGGCCCCGGCCCGGGGCGAGCCGGCGCGCCCGCCGCCAGGCCACCCGCAGGCCGTCCGCGTCGGGGCCGAAGACGAGCTCGCCCGGCTCGACCCGCTCGCTCGCCCAGAGCTCCGCCGCCTCCAGCACCGCGCCGCGCGCCGCCTCGGCGAAGGTCTCGCCCTTCCCGTTCGAGACCTGC from Anaeromyxobacter paludicola harbors:
- a CDS encoding efflux transporter outer membrane subunit; the protein is MDYRFFIFFRAAALAVALGAGWGCAAPGAVRPSTPVTDPASLSPGREIADAELSGRWPDSDWWKGFGDPQLDALVARAIARSPRLAVAEARIRQAEALAGAARAGGLPSAQLSGAATRTRFSAAAGRPPPVGGSWQWNDSLGAGLSYELDLWGRHRNELAGALDGVQAAAYEARAARLALVGAVVRAYADLALQLELQDSARAVLADHQRTREVARRRLAAGLGTELAVRQSETEIATARAELERLEARSVALRHELAALAGAGPGAGDALHRPALRLDGAGAVPSRLPAELVGRRPDVLAGRWRVERAARGVDVARAAFYPNVNLAAFAGLLSFGFGKLLSSDAVEAGVGPAVTLPLFDGGRLRAGLEGRGAEYDAAVSEYDATVVDALRDVADQVAALQSLRREQAERQVAVAAAERAHALALEGYRAGIGEYLDTLQTEVALRTQRDDVSRIHFAQLAAQAALNQALGGGVDERPYP
- a CDS encoding translation initiation factor, with product MAKRDKPDAPPPPFHNPFASLRDKLGPLPEAPPEPAAPAPAPAARPAPARAVVRLERKGRGGKEVTVVEKLELPAAELERWLTELKRSLGCGGAVEGSALVLQGDLRDRAAALLELRGVRKVTRS
- a CDS encoding TfuA-like protein — its product is MNDLVVFLGPSLPAAEARRLAPCRVLPPARQGDLWRALALRPRAVALVDGVFESVPSVWHHEVLAALDAGVAVFGGASMGALRAAELSREGMVGVGTVFGWYRDGVVRDDAEVALIHAGPEHGFRAFSLPLVNVRHAAGLARAAGVLSRREAALLVEEATAIFYQERTWGAVLSRARPRWRPAAARRWDAWAANGIEDLKARDARETILAAAAYLREQRPLPGPPPLRGRGSARGGRGAREVGPAPSTGRGSSQEPGPALARAPRPVSSLVRRRRLREGATLPWGGEAPLSSGAVLAALEAHPDAAALAARGVERALLAALARAAGLRATPEARARAERAWLDAVGVRPRDRAAFLAASGLDDGEAARLCDDLALCEAARELSERLVADGPDRAEGLALEARLTGLWAEAAARLAERPVPGAAGRSRTTPPRRPRRAAKRPRRRAPKPAPPRSR
- a CDS encoding YcaO-like family protein, which gives rise to MARAAEVRSGVGEDWRGLARAIGVSRVARVTGLDRSGVEVACAVRPGGHVLQVSNGKGETFAEAARGAVLEAAELWASERVEPGELVFGPDADGLRVAWRRARRLAPGRGPAEVLVPASAVHCPPPGAPGLGPATARWTSNGMGAHPSRDAALLHALCEAVERDQLARALPEGFTPRALSARRIDPRTLAGAAPRTARRAAQLEARGFSVHLFALAADLALPVAGALLLDREAGPVALTAGYGCALDRDGALLAALLEAAQSRLTDIHGAREDVSHRGDDDARAVARACRGPGEASARDLPELRAAGAGDGVRRVTALLAAAGRPPAAVELAPPALGIHVVKVLAPGLLLSELL